In Mytilus trossulus isolate FHL-02 chromosome 14, PNRI_Mtr1.1.1.hap1, whole genome shotgun sequence, a genomic segment contains:
- the LOC134697746 gene encoding M-phase inducer phosphatase 1-B-like, whose protein sequence is MLSRRLFDTCDELIQASLSSLSFDSTPVKANDLMSVMTSNIKQSLLPNDDDHEDSGLGMDEHLICTLSLTKSAKRQRKEEDNSSCSKRSKICTDIKTVITNLEENDDFIADGIRLYTLPTVTGKHSDLKSITPQTLVGVVI, encoded by the coding sequence ATGCTTTCAAGAAGATTATTCGACACATGTGATGAATTAATTCAAGCATCTTTATCTTCTCTGAGTTTTGATTCTACACCAGTAAAGGCTAATGACCTAATGTCTGTGATgacttcaaatataaaacagagtCTGTTACCTAATGATGACGACCACGAGGATTCCGGTCTCGGTATGGATGAGCATTTAATATGTACACTTAGCTTAACGAAATCTGCCAAGAGACAGCGCAAAGAAGAAGACAACTCATCATGTTCAAAACGTTCTAAAATTTGTACCGATATAAAGACTGTGATAACAAACCTTGAAGAGAACGACGACTTCATTGCCGATGGTATCAGATTATATACTTTACCGACTGTCACTGGAAAACATTCTGATTTGAAAAGCATCACTCCACAGACACTGGTTGGTGTTGTAATTTGA